Proteins from a genomic interval of Scomber japonicus isolate fScoJap1 chromosome 10, fScoJap1.pri, whole genome shotgun sequence:
- the LOC128366247 gene encoding zinc finger protein 501, with protein FEAVKEESDSWIKEERDCAEEEAEDAANIQEDNGEQEQICTESSSEFFPCPHCTVSFTDVDFLEKHVKWVHQKQYLAKLKKCLSSRNLNLIPKHTCTVCNSTFNSKVHLRVHVQEVHPSAPPRRLHPCPTCARSFQYLKNLKNHCQRWHNMSVVTRGGHLSCADCGKSFKATWGQGPHLCHEPDNTESEDKPICLDIGVQCPECGKKVRTPQSLEDHMRTHTGDRPFVCKDCGRRFVERSGWRQHMKIHTGEKPYKCEVCGKAFLRSHHLKCHLTTHSGKKEYSCSECGKEFGFKSSLDLHLRTHSSEKPFHCNVCGKNFNTRRNLRLHAKLHTDEKAHQCGDCGLKIGDLGALKIHLRTHTGERPYHCTVCGNRFIRLAHLRNHQRTHTGERPYKCTECDKSFTQSGDLVKHKRIHSGEKPFECPDCHRRYTSSGDLGKHRRSHTNLRPYTCQECGKSFRLSGHLKTHMLTHTGEKPYSCPNCLRRFARSHHLSGHVAKCR; from the exons TTTGAGGCTGTCAAGGAGGAGTCAGACTCGTGgataaaagaggagagagactgtgccgaggaggaggcagaggacgCAGCCAACATCCAAGAAGATAATGGAGAGCAAGAGCAGATCTGCACAG AGTCATCGTCTGAGTTCTTTCCATGCCCTCACTGCACTGTCTCCTTTACTGATGTGGACTTCCTGGAGAAGCATGTCAAATGGGTCCACCAGAAACAGTATCTGGCAAAGCTGAAAAAATGCCTCTCCAGCCGCAATCTGAACCTCATCCCCAAACACACCTGCACTGTCTGCAACAGCACCTTTAACTCTAAAGTACACCTTAGAGTCCATGTACAAGAAGTGCatccttctgctcctcctcgcAGGCTCCACCCCTGCCCAACCTGTGCACGCAGCTTCCAGTACCTGAAGAATCTCAAGAATCACTGTCAGCGCTGGCACAACATGTCTGTGGTGACCAGAGGTGGACATCTCAGCTGCGCTGACTGTGGGAAGAGTTTCAAAGCTACCTGGGGTCAAGGGCCTCATTTGTGTCATGAACCAGATAACACTGAATCTGAAGATAAACCAATCTGTCTGGATATTGGTGTGCAGTGTCCAGAGTGTGGCAAAAAGGTGCGCACACCTCAAAGCCTGGAGGATCACATGCGTACCCACACAGGTGATCGGCCATTTGTCTGCAAGGATTGTGGCCGGAGGTTCGTGGAGCGCAGTGGTTGGCGTCaacacatgaaaatacacacaggGGAGAAGCCGTACAAATGTGAAGTGTGTGGAAAGGCCTTTCTACGGTCACACCACCTCAAGTGCCACTTAACCACACACTCTGGCAAGAAGGAATACTCTTGCTCTGAATGTGGAAAGGAGTTTGGCTTTAAGTCAAGTCTTGATCTCCACCTGAGGACACATTCCAGTGAGAAACCCTTTCACTGCAATGTGTGCGGGAAGAACTTTAACACTCGGAGGAACCTGAGGCTTCATGCCAAACTCCACACTGATGAGAAAGCTCACCAGTGTGGGGACTGTGGGCTGAAAATTGGAGATCTTGGGGCTTTGAAAATACACCTGCGGACGCACACCGGTGAAAGGCCTTATCATTGCACAGTCTGTGGCAACAGGTTCATTCGCCTCGCACATCTGCGAAACCACCAGCGCACCCACACGGGTGAGAGACCGTACAAATGCACTGAATGCGACAAGAGTTTCACTCAATCTGGCGACCTGGTGAAGCATAAGAGGATACACTCTGGTGAGAAGCCTTTTGAATGCCCAGACTGCCACCGCCGTTACACCTCCTCCGGTGATCTAGGCAAACACCGAAGAAGCCACACCAACCTGCGTCCCTACACGTGTCAAGAATGTGGAAAAAGCTTTCGTTTGTCAGGCCATTTGAAAACTCACATGTTAACTCACACCGGGGAGAAGCCGTATTCCTGCCCCAACTGCCTTCGCAGGTTTGCTCGCTCTCACCACCTTTCGGGTCACGTGGCCAAATGTCGCTGA